The Desulfoscipio gibsoniae DSM 7213 genome contains a region encoding:
- a CDS encoding M56 family metallopeptidase — protein sequence MMNFFDILLKMSLQASLLICVIMVLRTFIAKLPKVYTCMLWVLVLIRLLCPIFIESGFSLVPQMDGEANTVFSDQSRLLPAEPAQESFADNASTNGGEPVGPAPANSTPIYNNETVNTAFDNSIGTDWSVGDILFILWMIGIVLMVVLHITQYVRMKKMLRTAVHTEEGVWECDRIHSPFVMGCIKPRIYLPFGITGVERAYIVSHERSHIHHFDPQLCILEIAALCLHWWNPFVWLAVYRMNQDREMLCDEAVLKHADINTRKEYSATLLQFAMKQSKLAVIVSFGETNTESSIKHILKFRRPTAMISAFLILIVGICAFCFLTVPGIEATPVMDSKVNGTDITPEVSLEQSDTGLLGDKEYADLIMKYLEEDNNAGFASLIKYPIKLYVGDQQKVIYNEEEFLTAYDQIIQEDFKASVLATDTDNLPTNMYGVRMGNGELWFEKFDSTGYQIYAINNSSVVSYPQEDIFITGWNNKTMNLDMSMQEKDTWYSKIIKDIPHAEESYEIRGVYYEDMDKNGSLDLLLLLKLRDGAITPESYPGTYLCIYMNDDPVYLKEYKESLYLAFRHVLYGDVDRDGCTEIIYSIDTGGNGGNGSAEKSILKYKEHTLMQMSLPGDDLEELEEDVDEGYEVKVLYGKGENEYKAVCDSLGRTVEFHGKNAVDANGNKSVQNIRENELAGGNCRGYTEFSIISKSGQEYLQAKEYLHGEGGINHCVGWASFLMDWDENGNPSVLKFDVEEL from the coding sequence ATGATGAATTTTTTTGATATCCTGTTAAAAATGAGTCTTCAAGCCTCCCTACTCATATGTGTAATTATGGTTCTTCGGACATTTATTGCGAAGCTGCCGAAAGTATATACCTGTATGCTTTGGGTATTGGTGCTGATACGGCTACTGTGTCCGATTTTTATCGAGAGCGGCTTCAGTTTGGTGCCGCAGATGGACGGCGAAGCAAATACAGTATTCTCTGACCAAAGCAGGCTTTTACCGGCAGAACCGGCTCAGGAAAGCTTTGCTGACAATGCTTCAACCAATGGTGGGGAGCCGGTCGGGCCAGCTCCTGCTAACAGTACACCTATCTACAATAATGAGACAGTTAATACAGCTTTCGACAATTCCATTGGGACGGACTGGTCTGTGGGAGATATTCTTTTCATACTATGGATGATTGGTATAGTGCTTATGGTCGTCCTACATATAACCCAATATGTAAGAATGAAGAAAATGCTTCGAACGGCAGTTCATACTGAAGAGGGTGTATGGGAATGCGATAGAATACACTCCCCCTTTGTCATGGGCTGTATTAAGCCGCGCATCTATCTCCCCTTCGGTATAACGGGAGTAGAGAGAGCGTATATAGTCAGCCATGAGCGCAGTCATATTCATCATTTTGATCCGCAGCTTTGTATACTGGAAATAGCTGCGCTATGTCTGCACTGGTGGAATCCCTTCGTATGGCTGGCAGTTTACAGAATGAATCAGGACAGGGAAATGCTCTGCGATGAAGCTGTCTTAAAGCATGCCGATATAAATACCAGAAAAGAATATTCCGCTACTCTGCTTCAATTTGCAATGAAGCAAAGCAAACTGGCAGTTATCGTATCCTTTGGTGAAACTAATACGGAAAGCAGTATTAAGCATATTCTGAAATTTCGCAGGCCTACGGCAATGATAAGCGCATTCTTAATCCTTATCGTTGGGATATGTGCATTCTGCTTTCTCACAGTTCCGGGAATAGAGGCGACTCCAGTTATGGATTCTAAGGTAAATGGGACGGATATTACCCCTGAGGTGAGTCTGGAGCAGTCGGATACCGGTCTACTGGGAGATAAGGAATATGCGGATCTGATTATGAAATATCTGGAGGAGGATAATAACGCAGGTTTTGCATCATTAATAAAGTATCCCATAAAATTATATGTCGGTGACCAACAGAAGGTTATATATAATGAAGAAGAGTTCCTGACAGCATATGATCAAATCATACAGGAGGATTTCAAGGCTTCGGTATTAGCCACTGATACCGACAATCTGCCCACGAACATGTATGGTGTGAGGATGGGCAACGGCGAGCTGTGGTTTGAGAAGTTTGATTCCACCGGATATCAGATTTATGCCATCAATAATTCAAGTGTGGTATCCTACCCGCAGGAGGATATATTTATCACAGGCTGGAACAATAAAACCATGAATTTGGATATGAGCATGCAGGAAAAGGATACCTGGTATTCTAAAATAATCAAGGATATTCCTCACGCAGAGGAAAGCTATGAAATCCGGGGAGTATATTATGAGGATATGGATAAGAACGGTTCCCTGGACCTCCTGCTCCTGCTAAAGCTGCGTGACGGAGCTATTACGCCGGAGTCCTATCCCGGTACGTATCTGTGCATCTATATGAATGATGACCCCGTATATTTAAAAGAGTACAAGGAAAGCTTATACCTTGCATTTCGCCACGTACTTTATGGGGATGTTGATAGGGACGGCTGTACAGAAATCATTTACAGCATCGATACCGGAGGCAACGGAGGCAACGGTTCCGCAGAAAAATCAATCCTGAAATATAAGGAGCATACCTTAATGCAGATGAGCCTTCCGGGGGATGATTTGGAGGAACTTGAGGAAGATGTTGATGAGGGCTATGAGGTAAAGGTACTGTACGGAAAGGGAGAGAACGAATATAAGGCAGTATGTGACAGCCTGGGACGGACAGTTGAATTTCATGGAAAAAATGCCGTGGATGCTAACGGTAACAAAAGCGTTCAAAACATCAGGGAAAATGAATTAGCCGGTGGAAATTGCCGTGGCTATACGGAATTTTCTATCATAAGCAAAAGCGGACAAGAATATCTGCAAGCGAAGGAATATCTGCACGGGGAAGGAGGTATCAACCATTGTGTGGGCTGGGCCTCATTTCTGATGGATTGGGACGAGAATGGAAATCCCTCTGTTCTGAAATTTGACGTGGAGGAACTGTAA
- a CDS encoding BlaI/MecI/CopY family transcriptional regulator yields the protein MQVSFQNVFGTGLTYAREQIIRQESNMFLEKTFGGNIPELCATFLKDRKITREEAEKLKKMIEEASEKI from the coding sequence ATGCAGGTCTCTTTCCAAAATGTTTTCGGCACGGGCTTGACATACGCAAGAGAGCAGATTATCAGGCAAGAAAGTAATATGTTTTTGGAAAAAACTTTTGGCGGAAATATACCTGAATTATGTGCAACATTTCTAAAGGACAGAAAAATTACAAGAGAAGAAGCGGAAAAGCTCAAGAAGATGATAGAGGAGGCTTCAGAAAAAATATGA
- a CDS encoding Fic family protein, which translates to MEQYNRVIGLWQSYKITSAVDLDKYLDSFRILFAFHSGKIENEEITYHDTREIFENGKVVSYTGSPRALFEQQNQKLCYEFLKEKIIKREPMSVELVKEIHRILTGGTYDERRYIVNEERPGEFKKHDYVTGVHEVGSAAENVESELTELIAEVNEYGGKDVLKASTYLHARFEYIHPFADGNGRVGRTLMNYYLMIHNHPPLIVYDEDKRMYFECLQKYDEAEELNPLYEFLKYETEKTWEKALALANGMKSERKGLSDFIQGGNLDR; encoded by the coding sequence TTGGAGCAATATAACCGGGTTATCGGACTTTGGCAATCTTACAAGATTACGTCCGCGGTCGATCTGGACAAATACCTTGACAGCTTCCGTATCCTGTTTGCGTTCCATTCCGGGAAGATAGAGAATGAGGAAATCACCTATCATGATACAAGGGAAATCTTTGAAAACGGTAAGGTGGTGAGCTATACCGGAAGTCCCCGTGCCTTGTTTGAACAGCAAAATCAAAAGCTTTGCTATGAGTTTTTAAAAGAAAAAATCATAAAAAGGGAGCCTATGAGTGTAGAGCTGGTCAAGGAAATTCACAGAATTCTCACTGGCGGGACATACGATGAGCGCAGGTATATCGTAAATGAGGAACGACCGGGCGAGTTTAAAAAGCATGATTATGTGACCGGTGTCCATGAGGTCGGCTCCGCTGCGGAAAATGTGGAAAGCGAATTGACGGAGCTGATTGCTGAAGTAAATGAATATGGGGGCAAGGACGTTTTGAAAGCTTCTACCTATCTTCACGCGAGATTTGAGTATATCCATCCCTTTGCAGACGGTAACGGACGTGTTGGCAGGACACTCATGAATTACTATCTCATGATACATAATCACCCGCCCCTCATCGTCTATGACGAGGATAAGCGGATGTACTTTGAGTGCCTGCAAAAGTATGATGAGGCTGAGGAATTAAATCCCCTGTATGAATTTCTTAAGTATGAAACGGAAAAGACATGGGAAAAAGCACTGGCTCTTGCCAATGGTATGAAATCGGAACGCAAAGGCCTGTCGGATTTTATCCAGGGAGGGAATCTTGATAGATGA
- a CDS encoding DUF3841 domain-containing protein produces the protein MLLWSIQPESLYVKLKAEKVLFCDPAQSELITECGFGPAYDWLAEQMVLRVGQPPAGVKYPFWAWHTVEWEHRKPDLRRMEFRSYSGNQVCIELEVPDKDVLLSNEDMWHLLLNDGYYRDCSNEQEYEAEDKWYKSLPSDEQLKVKRKSWEKIFDVSPLRENEWESHGKYVQATFWELRLDQVIEVRHFKGRIR, from the coding sequence ATGCTTTTATGGTCAATTCAGCCGGAAAGCCTGTATGTGAAGTTAAAAGCGGAAAAGGTTCTCTTTTGCGATCCGGCACAATCTGAACTGATTACCGAATGCGGCTTTGGTCCCGCTTATGATTGGCTTGCGGAGCAAATGGTCTTGCGTGTTGGGCAACCGCCTGCGGGCGTGAAGTATCCGTTTTGGGCGTGGCATACCGTGGAGTGGGAACATCGGAAGCCCGATCTGCGTCGCATGGAGTTTCGCAGCTATAGCGGAAATCAGGTCTGTATTGAACTTGAAGTGCCGGATAAAGACGTACTGCTCAGCAATGAGGACATGTGGCATCTTTTATTGAATGATGGCTATTATAGAGATTGTTCAAACGAACAGGAATATGAAGCCGAGGATAAATGGTACAAAAGCTTGCCGTCCGATGAGCAATTGAAGGTAAAACGAAAATCATGGGAGAAGATATTTGACGTTTCACCGCTGCGGGAGAATGAGTGGGAAAGCCACGGAAAATATGTTCAGGCAACCTTTTGGGAACTTCGGCTTGATCAAGTGATAGAAGTGCGCCATTTCAAGGGGAGGATACGCTAG
- a CDS encoding ATP-binding protein — translation MGKVFNRFYRGAAQKVVGAEGSGIGLYLSRKILEEQGGAIIASSSGEGQGSQFTILLTL, via the coding sequence ATTGGCAAAGTTTTTAATCGGTTTTATCGAGGGGCAGCACAGAAGGTGGTGGGGGCAGAAGGCTCTGGAATAGGCTTATACTTGAGTAGAAAAATTCTCGAAGAACAGGGCGGAGCCATTATTGCCAGCTCTTCCGGAGAAGGACAGGGAAGCCAGTTTACCATATTGTTAACCTTATAA
- a CDS encoding zinc ribbon domain-containing protein, giving the protein MQAEIERHKKLGRPVSCHGPFSAKIICGECGGFYGSKVWGSNTKYRRTIWRCNEKYKKDKPCQTLHLTEDDIKHRFKLLSRKQSGGDRIGNFSNANR; this is encoded by the coding sequence TTGCAGGCTGAAATAGAGCGGCACAAAAAGCTCGGCCGGCCAGTCAGTTGCCATGGCCCATTCTCGGCAAAAATCATTTGCGGCGAATGTGGTGGCTTTTACGGCTCCAAGGTCTGGGGCTCCAACACTAAATACCGCCGCACGATTTGGCGGTGCAATGAGAAGTATAAAAAAGATAAGCCCTGTCAAACGTTGCATCTTACCGAAGACGATATTAAGCATAGGTTTAAACTATTAAGCAGAAAACAGTCAGGCGGTGATAGAATTGGCAACTTTTCAAATGCTAACCGATGA
- a CDS encoding putative CODH nickel-insertion accessory protein translates to MRIGKIEHSMEGCACPMGSITRSLLNELQINENEWIIVDTEAGVEHFARGILEGADIVLMVADPSYESVLLAEKARGLAEEAHKEFFVIFNQANLAGNQLDINMLRSMLKK, encoded by the coding sequence TTGCGCATTGGTAAAATAGAACACAGTATGGAGGGCTGCGCCTGCCCCATGGGCTCAATAACGAGGTCATTACTTAATGAGCTTCAAATAAATGAAAATGAGTGGATCATAGTGGATACCGAGGCGGGGGTTGAACATTTTGCCCGTGGCATACTGGAAGGCGCGGACATAGTGCTGATGGTGGCGGATCCCTCCTACGAATCGGTTTTGCTGGCAGAAAAGGCCAGAGGATTGGCAGAAGAGGCTCATAAAGAGTTTTTTGTTATTTTCAACCAGGCCAACCTTGCCGGAAACCAGTTAGATATCAATATGTTACGGAGCATGTTGAAGAAATAA